The following is a genomic window from Brevibacterium limosum.
GCCGGGTGGGCGCCGAGCCTGCTCGACTGCGCCCAGTGCGGGAACCCCGGGCCCCACCGCGCGTTCTCGGCCTCCTTGGGCGGGGCCGTGTGCACGAACTGCCGCCCCTCCGGTGCGGCACTGCCCGACACCGATGCGCTCGAGCATTTGGCCGCGTTGCTGTCCGGAGACTGGGAGCGGGCGGAGGCCTCTGACCTGCACGATCAGATCGACGGGTCGAAGCTGGTCTCGGACTGGGTGTCCTGGCACCTCGAGCGCAATATCCGATCACTGAGAGTTCTGGAGAGCACATGAGCTACCCCGCACCACCGGCCCACCCCAGCGGAGCGAGGCCTCCGCGCATCGACGCGAAGTTCGTGCCGGGGCACGTCGCGATCGTCATGGACGGCAACGGTCGGTGGGCGAACCAGCGGGGACTGCCGCGCACGGAAGGGCACAGAGCCGGAGAGGCGTCGCTGCTCGACGTCATCCACGGCGCGATCGAGATCGGCGTGGACTATCTGTCGGCGTATGCGTTCTCGACGGAGAACTGGAAGCGCTCACCCGACGAGGTGCGGTTCCTCATGGGCTTCAACCGCGACGTCATCCGTCGCCGTCGCGATGAGCTCAACGAGCTGGGGGTGCGCATCGTCTGGTCCGGCCGGCGGGGTCGTCTGTGGCGTTCGGTCATCGACGAACTCGAAACCGCCGCGGAGATGACGAAGAACAACACCGGACTCGTGCTCCAGTTCTGCGTGAACTACGGTGGACGCTCCGAGATCGTCGATGCCATCAATGAGATCACCGCCGAGGTGGCCGCCGGGAAGCTCAGACCCGGCAAGGTCTCGGAGAAGACCGTCCGCTCCCGCCTCTACGCACCCATCGTGCCCGACGTCGACCTGTTCATGCGGTCGTCAGGGGAGCAGCGGACCTCGAACTTCCTGCTCTGGCAGTCCGCCTACGCCGAGATGGTCTTCCAGGACGTGCTGTGGCCCGACGTCGACCGGCGCACCCTGTGGGCGGCGATCGAAGAGTACGCCCGTCGCGACCGTCGCTTCGGCGGCGCCGTCGACACACCCTCCGCCTGAGACCGGCCCGCTCCGGCACGGAAACGGCCCCGCAGCACAGTGCTGCGGGGCCGATCTGTCACGTCAGAGCGAGCTCACGCCGTGCGAGTGCGTCCGCGACGCTGACGCCTCAGTAGCGGTCGCGGGGACGGTCGCCCCGACCGCCGAACTTCTTGCCGCCTCGGCGATCGCCGCGGAAGTTGCGGCTGTCACCGGGCTGCTTGTCGAAGTTGCGCTTCTTGAACGGGCGTCCCGGGCGGCCCGAATCCGGACGGATGTCGATGGGACGACCCTGGATCTCGGTGTGGGAGAGCTTGCGCAGCACCGACGGATCGAGGTCCTTGGGCAGGTCGACGAGCGTGTGGTTCGAACGGATGTCGATATGGCCGATCTGCTTCGAGGTGATTCCGCCTTCGTTCGCGATCGCGCCGACCACGGCGCCCGGCTGCAGACGCTCATTGCGCCCCACGGCCAGACGGTAGGTCGTCATGTTCTCGTCACGGGCACGTCCGCCGCGACCCGGACGGCCGCCGTCACGGCCGCCGTCGCGGTCGCGGTCACGGCCCTGGCGACGTGCCGGCTCGGGCATCGGTTCGGCCTTGAGGGTGTTCGACTCGAGGACGAGGGAGGCCAGAGCAGCGGCGATGTTCGAGGCAGGCACATCGCGGGAGAGCGAATACTGCTCGATGACCTCGGTGAGTTCGGACAGTTCGGTCTGAGCGAGCACATCGTCGATGCGCTTCGTGAACTTCTCGACACGAGTGTTCGTCAGCTCTTCGACGCTGGGCAGAGTCAGCGGTTCGACCTTCTGCTTCGTGGCGCGCTCGATCGAACCGAGCATGCGCTGCTCGCGCGGGGTCACGAAGAGGATCGCCTCGCCGGAGCGTCCGGCACGACCGGTGCGGCCGATGCGGTGGACATAGGATTCGGTGTCGTGCGGGACGTCATAGTTGACGACCAGCGTGATGCGCTCGACGTCGAGACCGCGGGCGGCCACATCGGTGGCGACGAGGATGTCGATCTTGCCCTCACGCAGCATGTCGATCGTGCGCTCACGCGCCTGCTGCGGGATGTCGCCGTTGATCGCGGCGGTCTTGAAACCGCGGGCACGCAGCTTCTCCGCCAGCTCCTCGGTGGCCTGCTTCGTGCGCACGAACATGATGATGCCCTCGTACTCCTCGACCTCGAGGATGCGGGTCAGAGCGTCGAGCTTATGCGAATGCTGGACCATGAAGTAGCGCTGACGGATGTTCGCTCCGGTCTGCGACTTCGCGGCGATCCGGACTTCCTTCGGATCGTTGAGGTACTTGCCGGTGATCCGGTGGATCGAGGTCGGCATGGTGGCCGAGAACAGTGCGACCTGACGGTCGTCACCGACCTGGCTGAAGATCTCTTCGATGTCTTCGGCGAAGCCCATCTTGAGCATCTCGTCGGCCTCATCGAGGATGAGGTGCTGGAGGCTGCCGAGCTTGAGGGAACCGCGCTTGAGGTGGTCGATGACACGCCCCGGGGTGCCCACGACGACCTGCGCACCGCGGCGCAGACCGGCCAGCTGCGGACCATAGGCCTGACCGCCGTAGATCGGGAGCACGGAGAAGTCGGAGAGCTCAGTGGCGTAGGAGGTGAACGCCTCGGCGACCTGGATCGCGAGTTCGCGAGTGGGGGTGAGCACGAGAGCGAACGGGCCGTCGTCGGCGCGGCCCGCCTCGGCGAGGTCGGACAGAGCCGGCAGGGCGAAGGCCGCGGTCTTGCCGGTTCCGGTCTGGGCGAGACCGATGACGTCACGGCCCGACAGGAGGGTCGGGATGGTCTCGGCCTGGATGGGGGTGGGGATCTCGTAGCCCTGCGCCTCTACGGCCTTGAGCACGAGCGGGTGAAGTCCCAGTTCGGAGAATCTCGGAGTGGTTTCGTCGTTTGCGGACACATCGGTCATGAGTGATCTCTCTCACGTCGGCACACACTTGATCGCAGATGACTGTAGTGGCGATCTACCCTGCGGCCGCTTGTGCAATCATCGTGAGCAATCCGGGCCGAAACCGTAGAGATCCAAGAACTCGCTTGGACAGACGTGGAAACGTCGGTACGGAGAAAGGTTTGGGTGTACCCCAAGTCTACATGCCGTCCCCTCGCCGAGGTGGCCCCGGACCGGGAAACCGAGTGTGAGATCAGTCGCCTCCCGCGGTCCCTTCTGCTGACCGCGATCGGACGTTGCGGCTGGTCGGACCGGCGTGGAGGAAGCGGCAGTGTGACCAGTTAGGCTGGTACCTGCGAGCCACGGCAGCCGGCCGTCGGCGAACTGAATCAAGGAGAGAACAAGTGGCACAGTCCAAGTTGGATGCCGTCATCGCCCTGGCCAAGCGCAGAGGATTCGTCTTCCAAGCCGGAGAGATCTACGGCGGTTCCCGCTCGGCATGGGACTACGGACCCTTGGGCGTTGAGCTCAAAGACAACATCAAGGCCCAGTGGTGGCAGCAGTTCGTGCGCGGTCGCGAAGATGTCGTCGGCCTCGACTCCTCGATCATCCTGCCCAAGCGCGTCTGGGAAGCCTCCGGCCACGTCGAGACCTTCGTCGATCCGCTCGTCGAATGCCTCAACTGCCACAAGCGCCACCGCGAGGACCACCTCGTCGAGGCGTATGAGACGAAGAACAAGAAGGCTCCGGAGAACGGAATGGCCGATATTGTCTGCCCCGACTGCGGCACCCGCGGTCAGTGGACAGAGCCGCAGGAGTTCTCCGGGCTGGTCAAGACCTTCCTCGGTCCCGTCGATTCCGAAGCAGGCCTGCACTACCTGCGCCCGGAGACCGCTCAGGGCATCTTCGTGAACTTCAACAATGTGCTCACCGCGGCACGGAAGAAGCCTCCGTTCGGCATCGGCCAGATCGGCAAAGCCTTCCGCAACGAGATCACCCCCGGCAACTTCATCTTCCGCACCCGTGAGTTCGAGCAGATGGAGATCGAGTACTTCGTCCACCCCGATGAAGCTGATGACTACTACAAGCAGTGGGTCGAAGACTGCTGGGCCTGGTTCCTCGACCTGGGCATCTCCGCGGACAACGTCCGCCGCCTCGACGTTCCTGCCGAGGACCGTGCGCACTACTCGGCCGGCACCATCGACATCGAATACCGCTTCGGCTTCCAGGGATCCGAATGGGGCGAGCTGATGGGCGTGGCCAACCGCACCGACTACGACCTCGGCACCCACACCGAGGTCTCGGGAGCGAAGCTGCAGTACTTCGACCAGGCCAGCGGCGACCGCTACACCCCCT
Proteins encoded in this region:
- a CDS encoding isoprenyl transferase, giving the protein MSYPAPPAHPSGARPPRIDAKFVPGHVAIVMDGNGRWANQRGLPRTEGHRAGEASLLDVIHGAIEIGVDYLSAYAFSTENWKRSPDEVRFLMGFNRDVIRRRRDELNELGVRIVWSGRRGRLWRSVIDELETAAEMTKNNTGLVLQFCVNYGGRSEIVDAINEITAEVAAGKLRPGKVSEKTVRSRLYAPIVPDVDLFMRSSGEQRTSNFLLWQSAYAEMVFQDVLWPDVDRRTLWAAIEEYARRDRRFGGAVDTPSA
- a CDS encoding DEAD/DEAH box helicase, coding for MTDVSANDETTPRFSELGLHPLVLKAVEAQGYEIPTPIQAETIPTLLSGRDVIGLAQTGTGKTAAFALPALSDLAEAGRADDGPFALVLTPTRELAIQVAEAFTSYATELSDFSVLPIYGGQAYGPQLAGLRRGAQVVVGTPGRVIDHLKRGSLKLGSLQHLILDEADEMLKMGFAEDIEEIFSQVGDDRQVALFSATMPTSIHRITGKYLNDPKEVRIAAKSQTGANIRQRYFMVQHSHKLDALTRILEVEEYEGIIMFVRTKQATEELAEKLRARGFKTAAINGDIPQQARERTIDMLREGKIDILVATDVAARGLDVERITLVVNYDVPHDTESYVHRIGRTGRAGRSGEAILFVTPREQRMLGSIERATKQKVEPLTLPSVEELTNTRVEKFTKRIDDVLAQTELSELTEVIEQYSLSRDVPASNIAAALASLVLESNTLKAEPMPEPARRQGRDRDRDGGRDGGRPGRGGRARDENMTTYRLAVGRNERLQPGAVVGAIANEGGITSKQIGHIDIRSNHTLVDLPKDLDPSVLRKLSHTEIQGRPIDIRPDSGRPGRPFKKRNFDKQPGDSRNFRGDRRGGKKFGGRGDRPRDRY
- a CDS encoding glycine--tRNA ligase, encoding MAQSKLDAVIALAKRRGFVFQAGEIYGGSRSAWDYGPLGVELKDNIKAQWWQQFVRGREDVVGLDSSIILPKRVWEASGHVETFVDPLVECLNCHKRHREDHLVEAYETKNKKAPENGMADIVCPDCGTRGQWTEPQEFSGLVKTFLGPVDSEAGLHYLRPETAQGIFVNFNNVLTAARKKPPFGIGQIGKAFRNEITPGNFIFRTREFEQMEIEYFVHPDEADDYYKQWVEDCWAWFLDLGISADNVRRLDVPAEDRAHYSAGTIDIEYRFGFQGSEWGELMGVANRTDYDLGTHTEVSGAKLQYFDQASGDRYTPYVIEPSFGLTRSMMAFLVEAYSEDEAPNTKGGVDKRVVLGLDPRLAPVKAAVLPLSRNEKLTPAAKDLAARLRRRWNIDFDDAGAIGRRYRRQDEIGTPLCITVDFDTLDDQAVTIRKRDDMTQERVSIDQVENYLADHLAGA